Proteins from a single region of Chitinibacter bivalviorum:
- a CDS encoding bifunctional diguanylate cyclase/phosphodiesterase — MQNRPIFTSLRARLIAASILVQCVLLAVLFINTSRIWTDMVQHATEVRIQELSRLLSAAFTTPLATGDLAKAGDLLDGIRSTDGIDYLVLLDEKQQIIAARGWDVSQKLPPATSNEVLGEQGLALIHAVTRIEQGGEALGELHYGVSNLIMHDAASRLVWQSGLALVIGLLCMVVLMAMLGVWLTRHLYRIISAAETASQGHFEALAEPSGNDEVSQITRRFNEMSRSIRDRVQALSQSEAKFHAIADHTYSAELWLDPTGKLVWINASIERLTGYSVNECMILPDFPLSLATPEERSRFDLALKDALQERGIQQDYEFRAVKRDGSLFWASVSWMPLISAQGQYQGLRASLRDNSEMKDDRLALRKAVVELRQIQSLGQSYLQRAESERARMLALLAAMRFGVLFLDNENRLVFFNPAFCELWGISSADLLSHRPIGQVLQQADNRPAMGDILSIYLEELSLMEDRVDFGEVTMNDGRIVTQNCYRVLDPKGQTNGRMWVYEDVTQQRALAEHMVNLAERDALTGLYNRHRFQQELERMVSEADRRQQSMALVFFDLDEFKHVNDSFGHAVGDELLKAIAREVGKQVRRHEVLSRLGGDEFAVLLPECGEFEVTKLAERIVSSISQIQFMAGSHLMRPGTSVGVALYPQHANNAEDLVAHADSAMYQAKAAGKGTWRLYHPDADHSRNELTRLSWKERIIDALEHDGFELHFQGIYHCHDKSLAHLEALVRMKDEGSPGGVIMPNNFIPHAEKTGKILDLDRWVIQRVIRQLADFPDCPSIAVNVSGRSFDDPDLPKYIHALLVQYGVSPKRLLVELTETSAVSDMTDAQRFIDALRATGCVVCLDDFGVGFASFAYLKQLKADVLKIDGLFIRDLQNDADSQVFVRGMVSIAHDLGKTTIAEFVENEVIFNMLVEFGVDQVQGYWLDKPQRDHPGLR, encoded by the coding sequence ATGCAAAATCGCCCCATTTTTACATCGCTTCGCGCACGCCTGATTGCGGCCAGTATTCTGGTGCAGTGCGTATTGCTGGCTGTGTTATTCATCAATACCTCGCGCATCTGGACCGACATGGTGCAGCATGCCACCGAGGTCAGAATTCAAGAATTATCGCGTTTATTAAGTGCCGCATTTACGACGCCACTGGCCACCGGCGATTTGGCCAAGGCCGGTGATTTGCTCGATGGCATCCGGTCTACCGATGGCATAGATTATCTGGTGCTGCTGGATGAAAAACAGCAGATCATTGCAGCTCGAGGTTGGGATGTTTCGCAAAAGCTGCCGCCAGCAACGAGCAATGAAGTGCTGGGTGAGCAAGGTCTGGCACTGATTCATGCTGTGACTCGCATTGAGCAAGGTGGCGAGGCGCTGGGTGAATTGCACTACGGTGTGTCGAATCTGATTATGCACGATGCCGCCAGCCGTCTGGTTTGGCAAAGTGGCTTGGCCTTGGTGATCGGCTTATTGTGTATGGTCGTGTTGATGGCGATGCTGGGCGTGTGGCTGACGCGTCATTTGTACCGCATCATCAGCGCGGCCGAAACCGCCAGTCAAGGGCACTTTGAGGCGCTTGCAGAGCCGAGCGGCAATGACGAAGTCTCGCAAATTACCCGCCGATTTAATGAGATGTCGCGCTCGATTCGTGATCGGGTGCAGGCGCTATCGCAATCTGAAGCAAAATTTCACGCGATTGCCGATCATACCTACAGCGCAGAGCTATGGCTCGACCCCACTGGCAAGCTAGTTTGGATCAATGCCTCGATCGAGCGTCTCACAGGATACTCGGTGAATGAATGCATGATTTTGCCGGATTTCCCCCTGTCGCTGGCCACACCAGAAGAGCGTTCGCGCTTTGATCTGGCGCTCAAAGACGCCTTGCAGGAGCGTGGGATTCAACAAGACTATGAATTCCGTGCGGTGAAGCGCGATGGCTCCTTATTCTGGGCCTCGGTGAGCTGGATGCCTTTGATTAGTGCGCAAGGGCAATATCAGGGCTTGCGTGCCAGCTTGCGTGATAATAGCGAAATGAAGGACGACCGCTTGGCGCTGCGTAAAGCGGTGGTTGAGTTGCGGCAAATTCAGTCTTTGGGGCAAAGTTATTTGCAGCGCGCCGAGTCAGAGCGGGCACGCATGTTGGCGCTACTGGCCGCAATGCGCTTTGGCGTGCTGTTTTTAGATAATGAAAACCGCTTGGTGTTTTTTAACCCCGCTTTCTGCGAATTATGGGGCATCTCTAGCGCCGATTTGCTCAGCCATCGCCCGATTGGTCAGGTGTTGCAGCAGGCCGATAATCGCCCGGCGATGGGCGATATTCTGTCGATCTACCTTGAAGAGTTGTCGCTGATGGAAGATCGCGTCGACTTTGGCGAAGTCACAATGAACGACGGGCGCATCGTGACGCAAAATTGCTATCGCGTGCTCGATCCAAAAGGCCAAACCAATGGCCGGATGTGGGTATACGAGGATGTCACACAGCAGCGGGCGTTGGCGGAACATATGGTCAATCTAGCCGAACGCGATGCGCTGACTGGCCTCTACAACCGTCACCGCTTCCAGCAAGAATTGGAGCGCATGGTGTCGGAAGCCGACCGTCGCCAACAAAGTATGGCGCTGGTGTTCTTTGATCTGGACGAATTCAAACACGTCAACGATAGCTTCGGCCACGCGGTTGGCGACGAGTTGCTCAAAGCCATTGCCCGTGAGGTTGGTAAGCAGGTGCGTCGCCATGAGGTGCTCTCACGACTGGGGGGCGACGAATTTGCCGTGCTGTTGCCCGAGTGCGGCGAATTTGAAGTCACTAAATTGGCCGAGCGCATTGTCAGCTCGATTTCACAAATTCAATTTATGGCCGGCTCGCACCTGATGCGTCCGGGTACTTCGGTTGGCGTGGCGCTCTATCCGCAGCACGCGAATAATGCGGAAGATCTGGTTGCGCACGCCGACTCGGCGATGTATCAGGCCAAAGCCGCCGGGAAGGGGACATGGCGTTTGTACCACCCCGATGCCGATCATTCGCGCAATGAGCTGACGCGCCTCTCGTGGAAAGAGCGCATTATTGACGCGCTGGAGCACGATGGTTTTGAGTTGCATTTTCAGGGTATTTACCACTGCCACGATAAATCATTGGCGCATCTGGAAGCTCTGGTGCGGATGAAAGATGAAGGCTCACCAGGCGGCGTAATCATGCCGAATAACTTTATTCCGCACGCCGAAAAAACCGGCAAGATCCTTGACCTAGATCGTTGGGTGATTCAGCGCGTAATCCGCCAATTGGCCGATTTCCCCGATTGCCCGTCGATTGCGGTGAATGTATCTGGGCGCTCGTTTGATGATCCTGATTTGCCTAAATATATTCATGCGCTCTTGGTGCAATATGGCGTGAGCCCAAAACGCTTGCTGGTTGAGCTGACCGAAACTTCAGCGGTATCGGATATGACCGATGCGCAGCGCTTTATTGATGCGTTGCGGGCAACGGGTTGTGTGGTGTGTCTGGATGACTTTGGTGTGGGCTTTGCGTCTTTTGCCTACTTGAAGCAACTGAAAGCCGATGTATTGAAAATCGATGGCCTATTTATTCGCGACCTGCAAAACGATGCCGACAGCCAAGTGTTCGTGCGTGGCATGGTCAGCATTGCGCATGATCTGGGCAAAACAACGATTGCCGAATTTGTTGAAAACGAAGTCATTTTCAATATGCTGGTCGAGTTTGGCGTGGATCAGGTGCAAGGCTATTGGTTAGACAAACCGCAACGTGATCACCCCGGTTTACGTTAG
- the argA gene encoding amino-acid N-acetyltransferase yields the protein MQDFVQWFRQAAPYIHAFRGRTFVIALGGEVVRDGKFATLTHDINLLTSLGVRLIVVHGARPQIEARIAERGLEGRYLHGVRVTDSQTLECVIQASGHVRVEIESWLSMGLANSPMANADIRVSAGNFVTAQPMGVREGVDLQYTGEVRKVDTTAINYRLDDGELVLLSTIGYSPTGEIFNLTLEDVATSTAVALKADKLLFMFGQQGVVNEAGELQTELTAVEAEQFLLDHPDVNEDVRLYLPCAIRAVRYGVKRAHLVTHHVDGSLLMELFTHDGIGTMISRASLETLRHATIDDIGGMLALIEPLEDQGVLVKRGRELLEREVHRYSVLEHDGKIIGIVAIHPFAEGRMAELACLVIHPDYRDEDRGADLLRHVEQQARGLGMEKLFALTTRTSHWFVERGFAQASVDDLPIEKKQLYNYQRRSKVFIKQLAR from the coding sequence ATGCAAGATTTTGTTCAGTGGTTTCGTCAGGCTGCACCGTATATCCACGCCTTCCGTGGTCGAACTTTTGTGATTGCCTTGGGTGGCGAAGTGGTACGCGATGGCAAATTTGCCACGCTAACGCATGATATTAATTTGCTCACCAGTTTGGGCGTGCGCTTGATTGTGGTACACGGTGCGCGGCCGCAAATTGAGGCGCGCATCGCCGAGCGCGGCTTGGAAGGCCGCTATTTGCATGGCGTGCGGGTCACCGACAGCCAAACCTTGGAATGCGTGATTCAGGCTTCCGGTCACGTACGCGTCGAGATTGAATCTTGGCTGTCGATGGGGCTGGCTAATTCGCCGATGGCGAATGCCGATATTCGCGTTTCAGCGGGTAATTTTGTCACCGCGCAGCCGATGGGCGTGCGCGAAGGCGTTGATTTGCAATACACCGGTGAAGTGCGCAAAGTCGATACCACGGCGATTAACTATCGCCTCGACGATGGCGAGCTGGTCTTGCTCTCGACCATCGGCTACTCGCCAACGGGTGAGATTTTCAACTTAACACTTGAAGATGTTGCCACTAGTACGGCCGTGGCATTGAAAGCCGATAAATTGCTATTTATGTTTGGCCAGCAGGGCGTGGTTAATGAAGCGGGCGAGCTGCAAACCGAGCTGACCGCCGTTGAAGCCGAGCAATTTTTGCTCGATCACCCCGATGTCAACGAAGACGTGCGGCTGTATTTGCCGTGCGCGATTCGCGCGGTCCGCTATGGCGTGAAGCGGGCCCATTTAGTGACGCATCATGTCGACGGTAGCTTGCTGATGGAGCTCTTCACGCACGATGGTATCGGTACGATGATCTCGCGCGCATCCCTCGAAACCCTGCGTCATGCCACGATTGATGACATCGGCGGTATGCTGGCTTTGATTGAGCCACTGGAAGATCAGGGGGTGTTGGTTAAGCGGGGCCGTGAGCTCTTGGAGCGCGAGGTACACCGCTACTCGGTATTGGAGCACGATGGCAAGATTATCGGCATTGTGGCGATTCATCCCTTTGCCGAAGGCCGCATGGCTGAGTTGGCGTGCTTGGTGATTCATCCTGATTATCGTGATGAAGATCGTGGCGCAGATCTGCTGCGTCACGTCGAGCAACAGGCGCGCGGCCTTGGCATGGAAAAGCTGTTTGCACTGACGACGCGCACGAGCCATTGGTTTGTTGAGCGCGGTTTTGCACAGGCTTCGGTCGATGATCTGCCGATCGAGAAAAAGCAGCTCTACAATTATCAGCGCCGCTCAAAAGTGTTTATCAAGCAATTGGCACGCTAA
- the wbaP gene encoding undecaprenyl-phosphate galactose phosphotransferase WbaP, with protein MQDKHLQPERAKPWLALADFMALAISFGLAMLLLWIFRYHRIGASMELWWVWEGRQQGLAFLGLAIITVANFWWRGHYSLRLPFWDELLEVLRALLLAALLNGMLVLLGKFTISRFLWPVSWGVALVLLPYARSAMKSWLLKRRIWQLPTAIIGAGTNAQDAYRAMYSERQLGFEVQAFLSIDENAPDELVFGQDRLPVVRLPREALLQWLTDNGRPHVVIAVDEDELRQLENQVEQLSLRYKDIHIIPPIAGLPLFGVVPHHFFSHEVLLLRVRNNLMVKPLIMLKRAFDLFGASVGLLLLSPLLAYVVLRIKKEGGPGAVFFGHVRVGMNGVPFKCWKFRTMVHNSQEVLEKLLASDPQAKAEWDLDFKLRNDPRITRIGAFLRKTSLDEIPQLWNVLKGEMSLVGPRPIIDAELERYGDKVDFYLEARPGLTGLWQVSGRNDTTYAERVALDAWYVKNWNLWYDIAIVCKTIRTVVSGHGAY; from the coding sequence ATGCAAGATAAACACCTACAGCCAGAGCGTGCCAAACCGTGGTTGGCGCTGGCCGATTTTATGGCGCTGGCGATCTCGTTTGGCTTGGCCATGCTATTGCTGTGGATTTTCCGCTATCACCGCATTGGTGCCAGTATGGAGTTGTGGTGGGTCTGGGAAGGGCGGCAACAGGGCTTGGCTTTTCTCGGTTTGGCCATCATCACCGTCGCCAACTTTTGGTGGCGCGGGCATTACAGCCTGCGTTTACCATTCTGGGATGAGCTGCTCGAAGTGTTGCGCGCCTTGCTGCTGGCTGCTTTGCTCAACGGCATGTTGGTGTTGCTGGGTAAATTTACGATTTCGCGTTTTTTGTGGCCCGTTTCGTGGGGTGTGGCCTTGGTGCTACTGCCATATGCACGCTCGGCGATGAAGTCCTGGTTGCTCAAGCGGAGAATCTGGCAATTGCCCACGGCGATTATTGGCGCGGGTACGAATGCACAAGACGCCTATCGGGCGATGTATTCGGAGCGGCAATTAGGCTTTGAAGTACAGGCGTTTTTATCGATCGATGAAAATGCCCCCGATGAGCTGGTTTTTGGTCAAGATCGTTTACCTGTAGTTCGTTTGCCGCGTGAAGCATTATTGCAGTGGCTTACCGATAATGGCCGTCCGCATGTCGTGATTGCGGTTGATGAAGATGAGTTGCGCCAGCTTGAAAATCAGGTTGAGCAATTGTCGCTGCGCTACAAAGACATTCACATTATTCCGCCAATAGCGGGTTTGCCTTTGTTTGGCGTCGTGCCGCACCATTTCTTTAGCCATGAAGTTTTGCTGCTACGCGTGCGCAATAATCTGATGGTGAAGCCACTGATTATGCTCAAGCGTGCCTTTGATTTGTTTGGCGCGAGTGTTGGCTTGCTGTTGTTGTCTCCTTTGCTGGCCTATGTGGTGTTGCGGATTAAAAAAGAAGGCGGCCCCGGCGCGGTGTTCTTTGGTCATGTGCGCGTGGGCATGAATGGCGTGCCATTTAAGTGCTGGAAATTTCGCACCATGGTGCACAACAGTCAGGAAGTGCTGGAAAAATTGCTCGCGAGCGATCCGCAGGCCAAGGCGGAATGGGATTTGGATTTCAAATTGCGCAATGACCCGCGCATTACCCGCATTGGCGCATTTTTGCGCAAGACTAGTCTCGATGAAATTCCGCAGCTGTGGAATGTGTTAAAAGGCGAAATGAGTCTGGTAGGGCCGCGTCCGATTATTGACGCTGAGCTCGAGCGTTACGGCGATAAAGTCGATTTCTATCTGGAAGCGCGGCCGGGTTTGACGGGTTTGTGGCAGGTTTCCGGTCGTAATGACACGACCTATGCTGAACGTGTGGCGCTGGATGCGTGGTACGTGAAGAACTGGAATTTATGGTACGACATTGCGATTGTCTGCAAAACCATCCGTACGGTGGTGAGCGGGCATGGTGCTTATTGA
- a CDS encoding glycosyltransferase: MAKKIAKIVHVVESFGAGTLSMVSAMANAQAGDGHQITVIHSVREETPENWRDLFASAVNCIHLPMQRSIHPLNDFRSARALYRWLKDLQPDIVHLHSSKAGAVGRLVSLAWTGKTGPRWFFSPHGLSFLQRAEGRVKNSVFLGIEKLLAGVPVTFLACSPSEGEEIRQHLSPNVKVVNNAVDLAAIPAAIPNSNRLRIGTVGRVTLARNPELFAEIAAKCQPLGVDFVWIGGGDESGEAALKQAGVAVSGWCDRKQALQQLATLDIYIQTSRWEGLPVAVIEAMAAGLPVVATNVVGNRDLIKNDENGYLAENAADFVTRLTQLVNDADLRRKLGAQAQQYAQAHYSLTQMMTELYAAYGISE; this comes from the coding sequence ATGGCTAAGAAAATAGCTAAAATTGTGCATGTGGTGGAATCGTTTGGCGCAGGCACATTATCGATGGTGTCGGCGATGGCCAATGCGCAAGCGGGCGACGGGCATCAGATTACGGTGATTCATTCCGTGCGCGAGGAAACGCCGGAAAATTGGCGTGATTTGTTTGCTAGTGCGGTCAATTGCATTCATTTGCCGATGCAGAGATCGATTCATCCACTCAATGATTTTCGCTCTGCTCGCGCCTTGTATCGTTGGTTGAAAGATTTGCAGCCCGATATTGTGCACTTGCATTCAAGCAAAGCGGGCGCGGTGGGGCGATTGGTCAGCTTGGCGTGGACGGGTAAAACAGGACCGCGCTGGTTTTTCTCGCCGCATGGATTGTCGTTTTTGCAGCGTGCTGAAGGGCGTGTGAAAAATAGCGTATTTCTCGGAATCGAGAAATTGCTGGCTGGCGTGCCGGTGACTTTTCTCGCCTGCTCGCCTTCCGAGGGCGAAGAAATACGTCAACATCTATCACCTAATGTCAAAGTGGTGAACAATGCGGTTGATTTGGCTGCGATCCCCGCGGCGATCCCAAATTCTAATCGCCTCCGCATCGGTACGGTAGGGCGCGTTACCTTGGCGCGCAATCCCGAGCTGTTTGCCGAAATTGCTGCAAAATGCCAGCCATTGGGTGTTGATTTTGTCTGGATTGGCGGGGGCGATGAGAGTGGCGAGGCTGCTTTAAAGCAGGCTGGCGTAGCCGTCAGTGGCTGGTGCGATCGCAAACAGGCTTTGCAGCAATTGGCGACGCTGGATATTTATATTCAAACCAGTCGTTGGGAAGGTTTGCCGGTGGCGGTGATCGAGGCGATGGCGGCGGGTTTGCCGGTGGTAGCGACCAATGTCGTTGGCAATCGTGATTTGATTAAAAATGATGAAAATGGCTATTTGGCTGAAAATGCCGCTGATTTTGTAACGCGCCTCACGCAATTGGTCAATGATGCTGACCTGCGTAGGAAGCTGGGCGCGCAGGCGCAGCAATATGCGCAAGCTCATTATTCGCTGACTCAGATGATGACCGAGCTGTATGCCGCTTATGGCATCTCGGAATGA
- a CDS encoding glycosyltransferase — MSEKTAQAVLLLIPHFNNPQALNKSLASVGTDEPCDVLVVDDGSTRAPIDSAAAQAAYQGCGTLRILNLPQNKGIEGALNAGLAWAKARGYEWIARLDCGDENVSDRIARQLSFLEQYPDVVLLGGAASFVDQQGVEQFVLRHPTAHEDILAFMKKNSAYIHPSVIFKLSAADTVGMYPLDAPAAEDYAMFWAMAQQFKVANLPDVLIRYELDPNGISLGKRKTQLKSRLKLQKRYFDGSPAAIAGIVRTMALLAMPYELAFKIKSKLRGGKLNG, encoded by the coding sequence ATGAGCGAAAAGACTGCACAAGCTGTTTTGCTACTCATCCCGCATTTTAATAACCCGCAAGCTTTGAATAAATCGCTGGCGAGTGTCGGTACAGATGAGCCCTGTGATGTGCTGGTGGTTGATGATGGCAGCACGCGTGCGCCGATTGATTCGGCGGCCGCGCAGGCGGCTTACCAAGGTTGCGGTACATTACGGATTTTGAATTTGCCGCAGAATAAAGGCATTGAAGGTGCGTTGAACGCCGGTTTAGCGTGGGCCAAAGCGCGTGGCTATGAGTGGATTGCACGGCTCGATTGCGGTGATGAGAATGTATCTGACCGTATTGCTCGTCAATTGTCGTTTCTGGAGCAATACCCTGATGTGGTATTGCTTGGTGGTGCGGCCAGCTTTGTTGATCAGCAGGGTGTCGAGCAATTTGTCCTTCGCCATCCGACGGCGCACGAAGACATTTTGGCATTTATGAAGAAAAACTCGGCGTATATTCACCCGAGCGTGATATTTAAATTATCTGCGGCCGATACAGTGGGGATGTATCCGCTGGATGCGCCTGCGGCCGAAGATTACGCGATGTTCTGGGCGATGGCACAGCAGTTCAAAGTGGCCAATTTGCCTGATGTATTGATTCGTTATGAGTTAGATCCAAACGGTATTTCGCTGGGTAAACGCAAAACGCAGCTTAAATCACGGTTGAAATTGCAAAAACGATATTTTGACGGCAGCCCCGCTGCGATTGCGGGGATAGTGCGCACAATGGCGCTGCTGGCGATGCCGTATGAGCTGGCGTTCAAGATTAAATCCAAACTGCGTGGTGGCAAGTTAAATGGCTAA
- a CDS encoding GNAT family N-acetyltransferase: MELILRDEKIEDANAVTLLLQAAFADHPHSQNQEFRLVNALRDANALSLALVVQKNEVLFGAVHASDVQIVAAGQTLPGRFCCIAPLAVRPEQQRQGIGAQLMVAALLRLREQGYSACVLVGDAAYYNRFGFYQQAGLSSPSIPDEYVLVLNWQAAPVVGEIHYHPAFAELE, encoded by the coding sequence ATGGAATTAATCCTTCGCGACGAAAAGATAGAAGATGCCAATGCCGTGACTTTATTGCTGCAGGCGGCTTTTGCCGATCATCCGCACAGCCAAAATCAGGAGTTTCGCTTGGTCAATGCGTTAAGAGACGCAAATGCGCTTTCACTGGCGCTGGTGGTGCAAAAAAATGAGGTGTTATTTGGCGCGGTGCATGCTTCGGACGTGCAAATTGTAGCTGCAGGTCAAACTTTGCCAGGGCGCTTTTGCTGTATTGCGCCCTTAGCTGTGCGGCCTGAACAGCAAAGGCAAGGTATTGGCGCGCAATTGATGGTTGCTGCTTTGTTGCGTCTGCGCGAGCAAGGGTACTCGGCCTGCGTGTTGGTTGGCGATGCCGCCTATTACAATCGATTTGGTTTTTATCAGCAGGCGGGTTTGTCATCTCCAAGCATCCCTGATGAATACGTTTTGGTGCTCAATTGGCAAGCTGCGCCTGTTGTGGGCGAAATTCACTATCATCCGGCGTTTGCCGAACTGGAATAA
- a CDS encoding glycosyltransferase → MNRCALLIPHFNNPAGLCASLASIGTDEQIDVVIVDDGSVRRTIDEDAARLAFKGRGELKFYYLPHNCGIEYALNTGLEAILAAGYEYCARLDCDDVVVPDRFAKQVKFLDANSSVYLLGSAVTFFDASGDRFTINQPLTHEAIVWQMHNDNAFTHPTVMFRMAGVREIGLYPTDCKAAEDFAYFWAFVARYQTANLAEVLTKSEYNDSGISMSRRRQQQAMRIKILARYFDWKPKSAMNIAKASISAVLPVVVGRAIKRVLGVKKWN, encoded by the coding sequence ATGAACCGCTGTGCACTACTAATTCCACATTTTAATAATCCGGCAGGATTATGCGCATCGTTGGCCTCAATTGGCACCGACGAGCAAATTGATGTTGTCATTGTTGATGATGGCAGTGTGAGACGCACAATCGACGAAGATGCTGCACGTTTGGCGTTTAAAGGCCGTGGCGAGCTGAAATTTTATTATCTGCCCCACAATTGCGGCATCGAATATGCGCTCAATACGGGGCTAGAGGCCATTTTGGCGGCGGGCTACGAATATTGTGCACGTCTCGATTGCGATGATGTTGTAGTGCCTGATCGTTTTGCTAAACAGGTCAAGTTTCTTGATGCAAATTCCTCGGTGTATTTGCTGGGCAGCGCGGTGACATTTTTCGATGCCAGCGGCGATCGTTTTACGATTAATCAGCCGCTCACTCACGAGGCCATTGTGTGGCAAATGCATAATGACAATGCCTTCACCCATCCGACGGTGATGTTCCGCATGGCAGGCGTGCGCGAGATTGGGCTTTATCCAACCGATTGCAAAGCCGCCGAAGATTTTGCCTATTTCTGGGCCTTTGTCGCGCGCTATCAGACGGCCAATTTGGCCGAAGTGCTGACCAAAAGTGAATATAACGATAGCGGCATCTCCATGAGCCGCCGCCGCCAGCAACAAGCGATGCGAATCAAGATTTTGGCGCGCTATTTTGACTGGAAACCCAAATCTGCGATGAACATCGCCAAAGCTTCGATTTCTGCTGTGTTGCCAGTTGTCGTTGGGCGTGCGATCAAGCGCGTCTTAGGGGTCAAAAAATGGAATTAA
- a CDS encoding glycosyltransferase, whose protein sequence is MKVAIFLRDLGLGGVERCAVLVGEGLAALGFEVTLVLLGGSRNLWQSRIKLVKVVDLSGQWQPLKPWTWLSGWRAARNIVREHDVVIAGTFLLPLYMAYAASMGLGKRVIGWVHGPFFELDAFARMNRVHRAACQFVYRRLKELVFVSNHARNSMARWLEMPPRDTWAVLPNFVDEQQVTPQLVEREMGLALRLLFVGRIAEEKQPHLWLDTLVALNIKGVSAQLTIVGDGPLEAELKKQVQERGLLAQVEFAGRRDNVGDYLAQADVLLLTSNFEGCPLVVLEAMPMGVLIASTNAGGVYELFGERRSDFVVEAATAEALASLIVTQQAQRMKLQNFLIKRADQYSQAHSLQQWSALLRPPSVSQNA, encoded by the coding sequence ATGAAGGTCGCTATTTTCCTACGAGACTTAGGTTTGGGCGGCGTTGAGCGTTGCGCGGTCTTGGTGGGCGAAGGGCTGGCTGCGCTGGGTTTTGAGGTGACGCTGGTGCTGCTGGGCGGGTCGCGAAATCTATGGCAGTCACGGATTAAACTTGTCAAAGTGGTTGACCTTTCTGGCCAATGGCAACCCCTGAAGCCTTGGACTTGGCTTTCGGGCTGGCGAGCCGCGCGTAACATTGTGCGCGAGCACGATGTTGTGATTGCAGGGACTTTTCTATTGCCGCTGTATATGGCCTACGCCGCCAGTATGGGCTTGGGTAAGCGGGTCATCGGCTGGGTACATGGCCCATTTTTTGAGCTGGATGCGTTTGCGCGCATGAATCGCGTTCACCGTGCCGCATGCCAGTTTGTGTATCGCCGCCTGAAAGAGCTCGTATTTGTGTCCAATCATGCGCGTAACTCGATGGCCCGCTGGTTGGAAATGCCGCCGCGCGATACTTGGGCTGTGCTGCCTAATTTTGTCGATGAGCAGCAAGTGACACCTCAGCTCGTTGAGCGCGAAATGGGCCTAGCGCTGCGCTTGTTGTTTGTGGGGCGGATTGCCGAAGAAAAGCAGCCCCATTTATGGCTGGATACTTTGGTGGCCTTAAATATTAAGGGTGTGTCAGCGCAGTTGACCATCGTCGGAGACGGCCCGCTGGAAGCCGAGCTGAAAAAGCAGGTTCAAGAGCGAGGTTTGCTCGCTCAGGTGGAGTTTGCCGGGCGACGTGATAATGTCGGCGACTATCTGGCGCAAGCTGATGTATTGTTACTTACTTCCAATTTCGAAGGCTGCCCTCTGGTGGTATTAGAGGCTATGCCAATGGGTGTATTGATTGCCAGCACAAACGCGGGTGGGGTATATGAGCTGTTTGGCGAGCGCCGATCTGATTTTGTGGTCGAAGCTGCTACGGCAGAAGCTTTAGCCTCATTGATCGTCACGCAGCAAGCGCAGCGAATGAAACTACAAAATTTCCTGATCAAACGTGCCGATCAATATTCGCAAGCTCATAGCTTGCAGCAATGGAGTGCCTTGCTCCGTCCACCGTCTGTGAGTCAAAACGCATGA
- a CDS encoding GNAT family N-acetyltransferase produces MNDYQIRRAESKDAPILAVLAIQVWLDTYTKGVTGSHAEYVLAEFTPERMLTLIAENTVWVAACDETLLGFAVLNEQQTSEHGAELSTLYVQSRMQKKGVGHALFAAVRAQCPKFWVSAYHANHNAIAFYLRQGMQQVGICDFMLGKERHENMVFAIGGVDE; encoded by the coding sequence ATGAATGATTATCAAATTCGACGTGCCGAATCAAAAGACGCGCCTATTTTAGCGGTGCTGGCGATACAGGTCTGGCTCGACACCTATACCAAAGGGGTCACGGGGTCGCATGCCGAGTATGTATTGGCTGAATTTACGCCCGAGAGAATGCTGACCTTGATCGCCGAGAACACGGTTTGGGTCGCGGCTTGCGATGAAACACTACTCGGCTTTGCAGTATTGAATGAACAGCAAACAAGCGAGCACGGTGCCGAGCTGAGTACTTTGTACGTGCAATCCAGAATGCAGAAAAAAGGCGTTGGTCATGCGCTATTTGCCGCTGTTCGTGCTCAATGCCCGAAGTTTTGGGTATCTGCCTATCACGCTAATCACAATGCCATCGCTTTTTATCTGCGCCAAGGTATGCAGCAAGTCGGCATTTGCGACTTTATGCTGGGCAAGGAACGCCATGAAAATATGGTTTTTGCCATTGGGGGCGTGGACGAATGA